The proteins below are encoded in one region of Candidatus Moraniibacteriota bacterium:
- the uvrB gene encoding excinuclease ABC subunit UvrB, with product MSVFTLRSKYKPAGDQPEAIASLMRGLKKKMRFQTLLGVTGSGKTFTAANIIAQNDQPTLVIAHNKTLAAQLAQEYQEFFPDHAVHYFVSYYDYYQPEAYMPASDTYIEKDAQINAEIDRLRHATTQSLLTRRDVIIVASVSCIYGLGSPEEYKKENMHLEIGMRMVRTELLHKLVSIFFERTNADLGPGQFRSIGNRVEIMPISDTFTYLLEIESGKLVHITKIDPVSQKILDTPENIFLFPAKHFITDPKQKEKAIVSIRQELTKQLKVLEAEGKPLEVERLKRRTNYDLAMMQEIGYCNGVENYSRHLSGKKPGDPPETLLSYFPHHEDGTPDFLTIIDESHVTIPQLRGMYAGDQSRKKTLVEYGFRLPSALDNRPLRSEEFLERVGQIVFTSATPADYEREVSSQIVEQVIRPTGLIDPETTVLPVREKDEPVRNASVSDAGGYPGQIGDFIRQTEEEIKKGGRVIATTLTKKMAEDLSTYLKERGVKAEYLHSDIKTIDRIKILTSFRKGDFDCLVGVNLLREGLDLPEVTFIGILDADKEGFLRSETSLIQIIGRAARNVNGRVVLYADRMTGSMEYALRETNRRRKLQIEYNTKHGITPQTIQKKIHDITESMESDHAKAVRANVTLDEEIFAKNPEKLIRLKGKEMQSAVKELDFETAAILRDEIRALEESIGGKKKKRPVRSKMF from the coding sequence ATGTCCGTATTCACATTACGAAGCAAATACAAACCAGCAGGGGATCAGCCAGAGGCCATCGCTTCTTTGATGCGTGGATTGAAGAAAAAAATGCGGTTCCAGACACTCCTCGGTGTCACAGGATCAGGCAAGACTTTTACTGCGGCCAATATCATTGCTCAGAATGACCAACCGACCCTCGTCATCGCTCACAACAAGACACTCGCCGCTCAACTCGCACAGGAGTATCAGGAATTTTTTCCCGATCATGCCGTGCACTATTTCGTCTCATACTACGACTACTATCAGCCAGAAGCATATATGCCAGCCTCTGATACGTACATCGAGAAAGACGCACAGATCAACGCAGAGATTGACCGTCTCCGTCACGCTACCACGCAGTCGCTCCTCACCCGTCGTGACGTGATCATTGTCGCTTCCGTTTCCTGTATCTATGGATTAGGGAGTCCAGAAGAATACAAGAAAGAAAATATGCATCTCGAAATCGGTATGCGGATGGTGCGGACAGAGCTCCTTCACAAGCTCGTCTCTATCTTCTTCGAACGCACCAATGCTGATCTTGGCCCGGGACAATTCCGTAGTATCGGCAATCGAGTCGAGATCATGCCAATCTCGGATACATTCACCTATTTGCTCGAGATAGAGAGTGGGAAACTCGTACATATCACCAAGATCGATCCTGTCTCCCAAAAAATCCTCGATACACCAGAAAATATTTTTCTTTTTCCTGCAAAACATTTCATCACTGATCCAAAACAGAAAGAAAAAGCGATCGTCTCGATCCGTCAGGAACTTACGAAACAATTGAAAGTACTGGAAGCTGAAGGCAAACCACTCGAGGTGGAGCGTCTGAAACGTCGGACGAACTATGATCTCGCGATGATGCAGGAGATCGGCTATTGCAATGGTGTCGAGAACTATTCCCGTCATCTCTCTGGAAAAAAACCAGGTGATCCGCCAGAAACACTGCTCTCATATTTCCCACACCATGAGGATGGAACACCAGACTTCCTCACGATCATCGATGAGTCACACGTGACCATACCTCAACTGCGTGGTATGTATGCCGGTGACCAGTCTCGCAAGAAGACGCTCGTCGAATACGGTTTCCGTCTCCCGAGTGCTCTCGACAACAGACCACTCCGTTCTGAAGAATTCCTCGAACGAGTAGGACAGATTGTATTCACTTCGGCGACACCAGCAGACTATGAACGAGAGGTGAGTAGCCAGATAGTGGAGCAGGTTATCCGACCGACTGGACTGATCGATCCTGAGACGACGGTGCTTCCTGTACGAGAGAAAGACGAGCCTGTCCGCAATGCTTCCGTTTCGGATGCAGGAGGGTATCCAGGACAGATCGGAGATTTTATCAGACAGACTGAAGAAGAAATAAAAAAGGGTGGACGTGTCATCGCGACGACACTGACGAAGAAAATGGCCGAAGACCTGAGTACCTATCTGAAAGAACGTGGCGTGAAAGCAGAATACCTCCACAGTGATATCAAAACGATCGATCGTATCAAAATCCTCACGTCTTTTCGTAAGGGTGATTTCGACTGTCTCGTCGGAGTGAACCTGCTCCGCGAAGGTCTCGATCTTCCCGAAGTTACATTCATCGGTATTCTCGATGCTGATAAAGAAGGATTCCTCCGCTCCGAGACATCGCTCATCCAGATCATCGGGAGGGCTGCTCGCAATGTGAACGGACGAGTCGTCCTCTATGCTGATCGTATGACGGGATCGATGGAATATGCTCTCCGCGAGACCAATCGTCGTAGGAAATTGCAGATAGAATATAATACGAAACACGGTATCACTCCGCAAACCATTCAGAAAAAAATTCACGATATTACCGAATCGATGGAGAGCGATCATGCCAAAGCCGTACGTGCAAACGTCACCCTCGATGAAGAAATATTTGCCAAGAATCCAGAGAAACTCATCCGTTTGAAAGGAAAAGAAATGCAGTCAGCCGTGAAAGAACTCGATTTCGAGACGGCCGCTATCCTCCGCGATGAGATACGTGCCCTCGAAGAATCGATAGGCGGGAAAAAGAAGAAGCGCCCCGTCCGTTCCAAGATGTTTTAG
- a CDS encoding ChbG/HpnK family deacetylase gives MNPEIRERFIITADDYGIRQTAEPILRLVRAGKLDRVAVMIRYISPEEAQALLETGVKIDLHLELIDILKSGEKMYDGVIKRGINFVFRLGLGIVTAKKAEEAWRTQIDHFQELFGRVPDGLDSHEHLHYFPSFFRACARLAEEYHIPFIRFGREGLLPGLHGSLTGKILHFFSRRTQRPFAETHLTTTDYVVSLDWFSDFADFITHLPKEGTIELVVHPERDEDYDSILKHF, from the coding sequence ATGAACCCAGAAATTCGTGAACGATTCATCATTACTGCCGATGATTATGGAATCCGTCAAACAGCGGAGCCTATACTTCGTCTCGTACGTGCGGGCAAACTCGACCGTGTCGCCGTGATGATCCGCTATATCTCACCCGAGGAGGCACAGGCACTCCTTGAGACGGGCGTGAAAATTGATCTCCATCTCGAGCTTATCGATATATTAAAAAGCGGTGAGAAGATGTATGATGGAGTGATCAAACGCGGAATCAATTTCGTCTTTCGTCTCGGACTCGGTATCGTGACCGCAAAGAAAGCAGAGGAGGCATGGCGTACCCAGATCGATCATTTCCAGGAACTCTTCGGACGTGTGCCAGACGGACTCGACTCGCATGAGCATCTCCATTATTTCCCCTCATTTTTCAGAGCGTGTGCACGCCTCGCCGAGGAATATCATATTCCTTTCATTCGTTTTGGGAGAGAGGGACTCCTGCCAGGACTGCACGGATCTCTCACGGGGAAGATTCTTCATTTCTTCTCGAGGAGAACACAGAGACCGTTTGCTGAGACGCACCTCACCACGACTGACTATGTCGTCAGTCTCGACTGGTTTTCTGATTTCGCAGATTTCATCACCCATCTTCCGAAAGAGGGGACGATCGAGCTCGTCGTCCATCCCGAGCGAGACGAGGACTATGATTCAATATTGAAGCACTTCTAA
- the uvrA gene encoding excinuclease ABC subunit UvrA has protein sequence MTKKIAPKNTSHTAQPSEWIIVRGARTHNLKNVTVQMPRNKMVVFTGLSGSGKSSLAFDTIFAEGQRRYVESLSAYARQFLNTMQKPDVDEIVGLSPAISIDQKSASRNPRSTVATITEIYDYLRVLYARLGRPHCLVCDREIQKLSTEEMLLIVSDKVKQALTVAKKKKMLLSITAPVVRGRKGEYYQLLYNALNKGFAEIFLDGERKSLRERVLLSKTKKHNIDLIVDELPLFEFEKFPETSRERLSEAVERALEESDGLVNVRIGDESLVLSAKFSCPYDGFSYPEVEPRLFSFNSPYGACEACNGLGTKHFFGDEPCEVCHGSRLREEALHIRIGGKNIVDVTTMMTEDAKKFFDTLELTEREKQIAAVVLKEVGGRLQFLLNVGLNYLSLSRRANTLSGGEAQRIRLASQLGSQLVGALYVLDEPTVGLHQRDNDRLIATLKDLRDLGNTIIVVEHDEDTIYASDYLVDIGPGAGVHGGNVVVSGYLDDLLQSPKNDSQSLTLAYLRGEEKIRVPEKRRTKEKGTLKVRGGKLFNIHDMNVDVPLGRLNVITGVSGSGKSTLLYEIIHKNLQARFDRRYKSNEVFHCNTFTGSEYLSRAVLIDQSPIGRTPRSNPATYTGAWTHIRDLFASSEDARVRGWKAGRFSFNRPGGRCETCEGNGFIAVEMHFLPTVYVPCDVCNGKRFTKETLEILYKHKNVFQVLDMTIEEAFSFFVDIPAIADRLKTLNEVGLGYLKLGQSATTLSGGEAQRVKISSELYRKMYERTIYLLDEPTIGLHYEDVRKLIEILESLVQKGNTVILIEHNMDIIKSADYIIDIGPEGGAGGGKIVAFGTPEEVAQMPRSYTGQYLKKVLKK, from the coding sequence ATGACGAAAAAAATCGCACCAAAAAACACGTCGCACACCGCTCAGCCATCCGAGTGGATCATCGTTCGGGGTGCGCGTACGCACAATCTGAAGAACGTGACAGTACAGATGCCACGGAACAAAATGGTTGTTTTCACTGGTCTCTCTGGATCAGGCAAATCGTCTCTCGCATTTGATACCATATTTGCCGAAGGACAGCGTCGCTATGTGGAGTCACTCTCTGCGTATGCACGGCAGTTTCTGAACACGATGCAGAAGCCGGACGTGGATGAAATCGTCGGACTCTCACCGGCCATCTCTATCGATCAGAAATCCGCGAGTCGAAATCCTCGTTCGACCGTGGCGACGATCACCGAAATCTATGACTACCTGCGTGTACTCTACGCTCGTCTCGGTCGTCCGCACTGTCTCGTGTGTGATCGGGAAATCCAGAAACTTTCTACTGAAGAAATGCTCCTCATCGTCTCCGACAAAGTGAAGCAGGCCCTTACTGTCGCCAAGAAGAAAAAAATGTTACTGAGTATCACCGCTCCGGTCGTCCGTGGACGCAAGGGAGAATACTATCAGTTGCTCTACAATGCACTGAACAAAGGATTTGCAGAAATATTTCTCGATGGGGAACGCAAGAGTCTACGTGAGCGTGTCCTCCTCTCCAAAACCAAGAAACATAACATCGATCTGATCGTCGATGAGTTGCCATTGTTCGAATTTGAAAAATTTCCCGAGACATCGAGAGAACGATTGTCCGAAGCAGTGGAGCGAGCTCTCGAAGAAAGTGACGGACTCGTCAATGTGCGTATCGGTGATGAGAGTCTCGTTCTGTCCGCCAAGTTTTCTTGTCCGTACGATGGTTTCTCCTACCCGGAAGTCGAGCCGAGGCTGTTCTCGTTCAACTCTCCCTATGGTGCATGTGAGGCCTGCAATGGACTCGGGACGAAACATTTTTTCGGTGATGAACCGTGCGAAGTCTGTCATGGATCACGTCTTCGCGAAGAGGCTCTTCATATCCGTATCGGTGGAAAAAATATCGTGGATGTGACGACGATGATGACCGAGGATGCCAAGAAATTTTTTGACACACTCGAGCTGACTGAACGTGAGAAACAGATCGCTGCTGTCGTACTCAAGGAAGTCGGTGGACGTCTCCAATTCCTCCTCAATGTCGGACTGAATTATCTCTCACTTTCTCGTCGTGCCAATACGCTTTCAGGAGGAGAGGCTCAGCGTATCCGTCTCGCTTCTCAGCTCGGTTCACAACTCGTGGGCGCTCTCTATGTCCTCGATGAACCGACCGTCGGACTGCATCAGCGTGACAATGATCGTCTCATCGCGACACTCAAAGACCTTCGTGATCTGGGCAATACTATTATCGTCGTCGAACACGATGAAGACACGATCTATGCTTCTGATTATCTCGTCGATATCGGACCGGGTGCAGGGGTGCATGGTGGTAATGTTGTCGTGTCCGGGTATCTCGATGATTTGCTTCAGTCACCGAAGAATGATTCACAGTCACTCACACTCGCGTACTTGCGAGGCGAAGAAAAAATCCGGGTCCCAGAGAAGAGACGCACCAAAGAAAAAGGAACACTGAAAGTGCGTGGTGGGAAACTGTTCAATATTCATGATATGAATGTCGATGTCCCACTCGGACGGCTCAACGTCATCACCGGTGTCTCCGGCTCGGGCAAGTCGACATTGCTCTATGAAATCATTCACAAAAACCTCCAGGCTCGTTTCGACAGACGCTACAAATCCAACGAAGTATTTCACTGCAACACATTTACCGGTTCTGAATATTTGTCGCGCGCCGTACTTATCGATCAGAGTCCGATCGGTCGTACACCAAGATCGAACCCAGCGACGTACACAGGAGCATGGACACATATCCGTGATTTGTTCGCATCGAGTGAGGACGCTCGGGTACGTGGTTGGAAGGCTGGACGTTTCTCATTCAACCGTCCTGGTGGACGCTGTGAGACCTGTGAAGGAAACGGATTCATCGCTGTCGAAATGCATTTTCTCCCGACAGTCTATGTGCCGTGCGATGTCTGCAATGGCAAACGATTCACCAAAGAAACGCTCGAGATTCTCTACAAACACAAGAACGTTTTTCAGGTGCTCGATATGACGATCGAAGAAGCGTTCTCGTTCTTCGTGGACATCCCAGCCATCGCTGATCGTCTGAAAACACTGAACGAAGTCGGTCTCGGATATCTCAAGCTCGGTCAATCGGCGACGACACTGTCGGGTGGTGAAGCGCAACGTGTGAAAATTTCCTCGGAACTCTACCGCAAGATGTATGAACGCACGATCTATCTCCTCGATGAACCGACGATCGGACTGCATTATGAAGACGTAAGAAAACTGATCGAGATTCTCGAGAGCCTCGTTCAAAAGGGGAATACAGTGATCCTCATCGAACACAATATGGATATTATCAAATCAGCGGACTATATCATTGATATCGGTCCCGAAGGTGGAGCAGGTGGTGGCAAGATCGTCGCTTTTGGTACGCCGGAGGAAGTAGCTCAGATGCCACGCTCGTATACTGGTCAGTATCTGAAAAAAGTCTTGAAAAAATAA
- a CDS encoding GIY-YIG nuclease family protein, with amino-acid sequence MTPISDSHSLSQEWKKLLSIDSFHKENKLPEVPGVYFFLDENREILYIGKATSLRDRVKSYFSRDIQETRGPKISLMLDRARYIAYRETDSVLEALILESNLIKAKQPPHNTDAKDDKSYYLVAITKELYPRVLMVRGRDIEQKKFIDPVKYLFGPFPSGGGLREALKIVRKLFPFRDKCKPFERTAKHPEFVEELHMKNIPHPCFSAQIGLCPGVCSGRISRQEYGKTINHIRLFFEGHKNDIIKQLKREMKVSAKELRFERANEIKKTLFGLQHIQDIALIKDDLKERHAHRIEAYDVAHLGGTASVGVMTVVEQSRSNPSEYRQFKLRGKHNGNDLTALEEILTRRLKHTEWALPEIIVVDGSLPQVAVAEKVLTCVGLTIPVLGVVKDEKHRPDHFVGEEALTNRFKKEMLLANSEAHRFAITFHRKRRAKEFL; translated from the coding sequence ATGACACCGATCTCAGACTCTCACAGCCTGTCTCAAGAATGGAAAAAGCTTTTGAGCATAGACTCTTTTCATAAAGAAAATAAGCTCCCAGAAGTGCCGGGGGTGTATTTCTTCTTGGACGAGAACCGAGAAATCCTCTATATAGGCAAGGCGACATCGCTCCGTGATCGGGTGAAGAGCTATTTCTCCCGAGATATACAGGAAACTCGCGGACCGAAAATCAGTTTGATGCTCGACCGTGCACGATACATCGCGTATCGAGAAACCGATTCGGTACTCGAGGCGCTCATCCTCGAGAGCAACCTCATCAAAGCAAAACAACCTCCGCACAACACCGATGCCAAAGATGACAAAAGCTATTATCTGGTCGCGATAACAAAAGAGCTCTATCCTCGTGTCCTCATGGTGAGAGGGAGGGACATCGAACAGAAAAAATTTATCGATCCTGTGAAATATCTTTTCGGACCATTCCCATCTGGAGGAGGATTGCGCGAAGCACTCAAAATCGTGCGAAAACTCTTTCCATTCCGAGACAAATGCAAGCCGTTCGAAAGAACAGCGAAGCATCCTGAGTTTGTCGAAGAGTTGCATATGAAAAATATTCCGCACCCTTGTTTTTCTGCACAAATAGGACTGTGTCCAGGAGTGTGTTCAGGAAGAATTTCTCGACAAGAGTATGGAAAAACAATCAATCATATCCGACTTTTCTTTGAAGGACATAAAAACGATATCATCAAACAATTGAAGAGAGAAATGAAAGTGTCTGCAAAAGAACTCCGATTCGAACGAGCAAACGAAATCAAAAAAACATTGTTCGGATTGCAACATATCCAAGACATCGCTCTTATCAAAGATGATCTGAAAGAACGACATGCGCATCGTATCGAAGCATATGATGTCGCGCATCTCGGAGGAACGGCGAGTGTCGGTGTGATGACCGTTGTAGAACAGAGTCGGAGCAATCCAAGTGAGTACCGGCAGTTCAAGTTGCGAGGGAAGCACAATGGCAATGATCTGACTGCGCTCGAAGAAATCCTGACACGACGTCTGAAGCACACAGAATGGGCACTACCAGAAATCATCGTGGTGGATGGATCGTTGCCCCAAGTGGCAGTAGCGGAAAAAGTACTCACATGTGTGGGTCTTACCATCCCTGTCCTCGGTGTGGTAAAAGATGAGAAACATCGTCCAGACCATTTTGTCGGAGAAGAGGCGCTTACAAACCGTTTCAAAAAAGAGATGCTTCTCGCGAATAGTGAAGCGCATCGATTTGCTATTACCTTCCATAGAAAACGTCGTGCAAAAGAATTCCTCTAA
- the uvrA gene encoding excinuclease ABC subunit UvrA, translating to MPEKKSVIEVRGARVNNLKNVDVDIPRNSLVVITGLSGSGKSSLAFDVLFAEANRRYVESLSSYARNFLDGFNKPDVDAIHNLSPAISIDQKSVSRSPRSTVGTMTEIYDYLRILFAKIGVPHCPDCDKQLTRKSVRSILDEILLLPTDTSIAFLAQNKTLATKTEREALALINTWGYVRVCFHGALVPIAQAIAEASSTEISEVIIVVDRLVLDLTRPDKERILDSLQTAFRVGEGTLTLRINGTEEERVYNEEYRCEECGVSVPEFTPSKFSFNSPEGACVKCAGLGVTLEFDPELVIPNKNLSLAEGAIRPWSKMNGDRHMGNGPMQWLRSASRRQKFSLDVPVKKLSAKHLALILNGELDVQQDAFPGVIALLEKKYRETKSDHLRGDIEAYMLTKRCPVCEGKRLRLVSLAVKIEGMSIYDFVSRSAEDFLQMIMTLHQHLLKTEERGVIDPLFREMESRIRAVDKVGLGYIELARSADTLSGGEAQRIRLSVQMRSGLSGIIYVLDEPSVGLHSRDTEQLISALEDLRSANNSLVVVEHDVAIMRKADYIIDLGPGAGSEGGEIIFAGTPEKLMHSKMLTGEYLSGKRNISNKKITRKLTKEAITIFGATEHNLKHIDVSIPLGMLVAVSGVSGSGKSTLIHDILSRALSKYFFRAKTEPGAYEKMEGFSNIDKIITVTQDPIGRTPRSNAATYTGVFSLIRDLFAETTEAERERYSASYFSFNMRGGRCEACQGGGLKKIEMYLLPDVYVPCEVCQGTRYNAKTLAIKYRGMSIADVLQMTVTEARRFFLDQKMIEEKLRVLEEVGLGYLVLGQNATNLSGGEAQRIKLATELARKSTGKTLYILDEPTIGLHFEDVRRLLEVLEALVDKGNSVLVVEHNIDVIRSADWVLELGPDGGARGGELIFSGPPEKLKQCKRSPTAKYL from the coding sequence ATGCCAGAGAAAAAATCAGTGATTGAGGTGCGCGGTGCTCGAGTCAATAATTTGAAGAACGTGGATGTCGATATACCGCGCAATTCCCTCGTGGTTATCACAGGACTTTCTGGATCAGGAAAATCTTCACTGGCTTTTGATGTTCTTTTTGCAGAGGCGAATCGTCGTTATGTGGAGTCCCTTTCCTCCTACGCACGCAATTTCCTGGATGGTTTCAACAAACCAGATGTCGATGCGATTCACAATCTTTCTCCTGCTATTTCTATTGATCAGAAGAGTGTCTCTCGCAGTCCTCGTTCGACGGTTGGTACGATGACGGAAATCTATGATTATTTGCGTATTCTCTTCGCCAAGATAGGTGTGCCACATTGTCCGGACTGTGACAAACAATTGACACGTAAGAGTGTGAGATCCATCTTAGATGAGATACTCCTCTTGCCTACGGATACCTCTATTGCTTTCCTTGCTCAGAATAAAACGCTTGCTACCAAGACAGAACGAGAAGCTCTTGCGCTCATCAATACATGGGGGTATGTTCGTGTTTGTTTTCATGGAGCGTTGGTGCCGATCGCACAAGCGATAGCAGAAGCTTCTTCGACAGAAATATCTGAAGTAATCATCGTGGTGGATCGACTCGTGTTGGATCTCACTCGTCCTGACAAAGAACGTATTCTCGATTCTCTCCAAACAGCTTTTCGTGTCGGCGAAGGAACACTGACGCTTCGTATCAATGGTACCGAAGAAGAGCGCGTCTATAATGAAGAATATCGTTGTGAAGAATGTGGAGTGAGTGTGCCAGAATTCACACCAAGCAAATTCTCTTTCAATAGTCCAGAAGGAGCCTGTGTCAAATGTGCCGGACTCGGTGTGACGCTCGAATTCGATCCGGAATTGGTTATTCCGAATAAGAATCTTTCTCTGGCAGAGGGAGCGATCCGTCCGTGGAGTAAGATGAATGGCGATCGTCATATGGGTAATGGACCAATGCAGTGGCTTCGGAGCGCGAGCCGTCGACAGAAATTTTCTCTTGATGTACCAGTGAAGAAATTATCGGCTAAACATCTCGCTCTTATTTTGAACGGTGAACTCGATGTACAGCAGGATGCCTTTCCTGGAGTGATTGCTTTGCTTGAAAAAAAATACCGTGAGACAAAATCGGATCATTTGAGAGGGGATATCGAAGCCTATATGCTCACGAAACGTTGCCCGGTCTGTGAAGGGAAACGATTGCGACTTGTTTCTCTTGCGGTGAAGATTGAGGGGATGTCTATCTATGATTTTGTTTCACGAAGTGCCGAAGATTTTCTTCAGATGATCATGACACTCCATCAACATCTACTCAAAACGGAAGAACGAGGCGTGATCGATCCGCTCTTTCGAGAAATGGAATCTCGAATACGAGCAGTGGACAAAGTTGGTCTCGGATATATCGAATTGGCGCGAAGTGCTGATACGCTGTCTGGTGGTGAGGCTCAGCGTATACGCCTTTCTGTACAGATGCGATCGGGACTATCAGGAATTATCTATGTCCTTGACGAACCGTCTGTCGGTCTTCATAGTCGAGATACTGAACAGCTGATCAGCGCACTCGAAGATCTACGCTCTGCGAACAATTCTCTCGTCGTTGTCGAGCACGATGTCGCTATTATGAGAAAAGCGGACTATATCATCGATCTCGGACCAGGAGCAGGGAGTGAGGGTGGTGAGATTATTTTTGCTGGTACTCCAGAAAAATTGATGCATTCCAAGATGTTGACTGGAGAATATCTTTCGGGAAAACGAAACATATCAAATAAAAAAATAACACGGAAACTTACCAAAGAAGCTATCACTATTTTTGGAGCGACAGAACATAATCTGAAACATATCGATGTCAGTATTCCTCTCGGAATGCTCGTAGCGGTCTCAGGTGTTTCTGGCTCTGGAAAATCGACACTCATTCACGATATTCTTTCACGTGCATTATCGAAATATTTCTTCCGTGCCAAGACTGAACCGGGAGCGTATGAGAAAATGGAGGGATTTTCGAATATCGATAAAATAATCACTGTCACACAAGATCCTATCGGACGTACTCCTCGTTCCAATGCTGCTACATATACCGGTGTTTTTAGTCTGATTCGAGATCTTTTTGCAGAGACAACAGAAGCAGAACGAGAACGATATTCAGCGAGCTATTTTAGTTTCAATATGCGTGGTGGTCGGTGTGAGGCGTGTCAGGGTGGGGGACTGAAGAAAATAGAAATGTATCTCTTGCCGGATGTCTATGTACCGTGCGAAGTTTGTCAGGGGACGAGATATAATGCGAAAACACTTGCTATTAAATATCGAGGAATGAGTATCGCTGATGTGTTACAGATGACTGTGACAGAAGCGAGACGCTTTTTCTTGGACCAGAAAATGATCGAAGAAAAGTTGCGTGTGCTCGAAGAGGTAGGTCTTGGATATCTCGTCTTGGGACAGAATGCGACCAATCTCTCTGGTGGCGAGGCTCAGCGTATCAAGCTTGCTACGGAACTCGCTCGCAAATCGACCGGCAAAACACTTTATATCCTCGATGAACCGACAATTGGTCTTCATTTTGAGGATGTCCGTCGTTTGCTTGAAGTTCTCGAAGCACTGGTGGACAAAGGGAATAGTGTACTCGTCGTAGAACACAATATTGATGTGATACGGAGCGCTGATTGGGTGCTCGAACTCGGGCCTGATGGAGGCGCGCGAGGAGGAGAACTCATTTTTTCTGGACCACCAGAAAAGTTGAAACAATGCAAACGGTCTCCTACTGCAAAGTATCTGTAG
- a CDS encoding type II secretion system F family protein, whose amino-acid sequence MSKFFYTAKNITTGESSGGELEAKDEKSLAQELRSQGLLLTSHKALEEEKTLNIKFFDRFSTVPLKEKMVFTRNLSVMVSSGLTVSRAVQNLSIQTSNARFKGVLTSVYDDVQAGRTLSEGLARFPSVFDELFVNMVSVGEMSGNLEEILDILALQLEKEQDLSSKVKGALIYPAVIVVAMVGISILMLTYILPKITGVFKDMDVTLPATTLFIMKMSDLLRNNAIMVIIFTIIFIIGVKIFAGTTTGKRFFSLLYLYLPIVGGIVIKVNCARFARIYSSLLKSGVSVVTGLGIVSKTLGNVYYQDALAEGIEEVQKGVELSKIIRRYPHIFPILVPQILEVGEETGKTETVLRRLAEFYEEEVSQITKNMSSIIEPILMLVIGGGVGFFAVAMLQPMYSVLENIK is encoded by the coding sequence ATGTCGAAATTTTTTTATACTGCAAAAAATATCACGACTGGAGAAAGTTCTGGTGGTGAATTGGAAGCCAAGGATGAAAAAAGTCTTGCTCAAGAATTACGTTCACAGGGACTTCTTTTGACTTCTCACAAGGCTCTAGAGGAAGAAAAAACTCTCAATATCAAATTCTTTGATCGTTTTTCGACAGTTCCTCTCAAAGAAAAAATGGTCTTTACTCGCAACTTGTCAGTAATGGTTTCGTCAGGTCTCACTGTTTCTCGTGCTGTGCAAAACCTGAGTATCCAGACAAGTAATGCTCGATTCAAAGGTGTTCTCACTTCTGTCTATGATGATGTTCAGGCAGGTAGGACGCTCTCCGAAGGTCTCGCACGTTTCCCGAGTGTTTTTGATGAGTTGTTTGTCAATATGGTGAGTGTCGGAGAGATGAGCGGAAACCTGGAAGAAATTCTCGATATCCTCGCTCTTCAACTCGAGAAAGAGCAGGATCTCTCGAGTAAAGTCAAAGGAGCACTCATCTACCCTGCAGTGATTGTGGTAGCGATGGTCGGTATTTCTATATTGATGTTGACCTATATCCTCCCGAAGATCACAGGTGTTTTCAAGGATATGGACGTGACACTTCCTGCAACGACACTTTTCATCATGAAGATGAGTGATCTCCTCCGAAATAATGCTATTATGGTGATTATTTTTACCATCATCTTTATTATTGGGGTAAAGATCTTTGCAGGGACTACCACCGGGAAGCGTTTCTTTAGTCTCTTGTACCTCTATTTGCCTATCGTAGGCGGTATCGTCATCAAGGTGAACTGTGCTCGTTTTGCTCGTATCTATAGCTCACTTTTGAAAAGTGGTGTTTCTGTAGTGACTGGACTAGGGATTGTCTCCAAGACACTCGGAAATGTGTACTATCAAGATGCTCTCGCAGAAGGTATCGAAGAGGTGCAGAAAGGCGTTGAACTCAGTAAAATCATCAGAAGATACCCTCATATTTTTCCGATTCTTGTTCCGCAGATTCTTGAAGTAGGTGAAGAAACTGGAAAAACCGAGACAGTACTTCGTCGTCTGGCAGAATTCTATGAAGAAGAAGTGTCTCAGATTACCAAAAATATGTCATCGATCATTGAACCGATTCTCATGCTTGTTATTGGTGGTGGTGTAGGATTTTTCGCGGTTGCTATGCTTCAGCCGATGTATAGTGTTCTCGAAAATATCAAATAG